GTAGCTCAGCTCCCCCGAGCCGTTGTAGAGGGGCTCTTCCCAGCTGAAGGAAACCGGGACGCCGACGCCGACCTCGACGTCGTCCTGGGGGGTCAGGAGGTTGAAGGGCCCGATCTGGCTGTCCACCTGGAGCTGATCGATGAAGCGCACGCCGAGATACTGCTCGAGATTGGGCTCTTCGTAGAGGTAGAGGGCGGCTTCCGAGCCGTCGGCGTTCTCCAGACCCACGGTGGCGCTGGCGCCGTAGTCGCGCCAACTGTCGCCGAAGACGCTGCTGTAGTGCATCTCGATGCGATTGTTGAAGCCCGCGCCTTCGGATGCGTAGATCTGCAGCTGGAACTTGATCACCTCGGCCTCGGAGCCGTCGGCGAAGTAGGCCGGACGGTAGGTGATCGCCAGGTACTGAACGCCGTCTTTCTCCGCCTGGTCGACGAACATATGGGGCACGCGCAGGTCGTCCCACCAGATGGCCATCAGGGCGTTGGGCGGCTGCGGATCCGGGATCTGCTGGTTGAGGGGGTCGTCCATCGCCTCCTCGGCGAAGCCGATGATCCCGTTCGAACCGACGTAGAGGGTGCTGCCCGTCGGGTAATCGACGCCGCAGAAGCGGACGTCGAAGGGCAGGGTGGTGGTCCAGTACTCGTTGTCGCCGACCCAATTCTGCTGGCCCATCTGGCGCAACCACCAGTAGCGGAAGGGCGGATCCACCAGCTCGTTGGTGTCGAAGAAGTAGTAGCCGGCACCGGAGCCGCTGGCGAGGGCCGGATCGAAGGCGGCGTCGGCCGTGGTTTCCCCGGCGTGCACGGTCAGCGCGGGGGCGGCCAGGGCGGCCAGGGCGGCGAGGAGAAGCAGCGGCAACGTTTTTTTCATGAGCGCTCCCGGATGTCGGCTTGAGGCTGTCGCCTTTGGACGGCGGCGTCGTATGCAGAGTCTAATATAAGGATAAGTTCCGGCATGTCAAGGCCCGTGCCCAACTAATCCGGCACGACCCTCGAGCGCAACGGCCCGGTCGGGGGCGCCGGGAGCAGTCGGACTACCCGGAATAGCCGCCGGGTGCCCGGTTTCCCGCTAAACGGGGGGGGCGGATCGGGGTTGAACGGCGGGGTCTTTTTTCCACCCGTAGCGGCGCGGGCGCTCCGTCGGTGGGCGGGGCCCGCGCGAACCCATTATAGAGCAAGAAGCCTGTCAATTCAGTTGCCGGTCCGACACCGACTTCACCACCGGCGCCAGTTCAGCTCCAGACCGCGCTCGGTCAGGGCGGCGAGGAACTCGGCGGCGGGCAGGGCGTGCTCCGGCGGCAGGGCGCCGGTGCGCTCCCGCCGTCCCGCGGCCAGCAACCGGGCCGCCACGGCCACCGGGAACCCCGTGCAGCGCATCATCGCCGTCAGCCCCGCCTCCTCGTCGGCGTAGTCCAGCAGCTCGGCGCGCAGCCGGCCCCCGGGTCCGCGGAAGTCGGCCAGCAGGACGACCAGGTCGCGGCCCGTCCCGGCCAGCCGGGTTTCGAGTTGGCGCTCCAGCAGCCGGCGGGGTCGCAGCCTCGCGCCGTCGACTTCCCGGGGTTCGTCGTCGTCGAGCCCCAGCTCGAACAGGGCCCGCACCAGGCGGGCGTGCCCCGGATACCGCAGGGTCTTGTACTCGACGAGGTCCGCCCGACCGGCGTAGGTCTGCGGCAGCGTCGAGGCCCCACCCGAGGTGTGGAAGGCCTCCAGGGCGCCCAGGACCGGGTGCTCCAGCTGCTCGATCTCGCTCAGGGCCGGGACCGTCGTCGGCCGTCCGCCGCGCAGCACCCGGCAGGGCTCCCGATACTCGTTGACCAGCCCCTCGGCGGAGAAGACGATCTCGTAGCGCCACTCGCCCCGCGGTTCCCGCGGCAGGCCGCCGACGCGCAACCGGGCCTCGTCGAGCCCCCCGAGGAGTTCCTCGGCCCGCCGGGTCAGGACGTTGACCAGCCCCGGCGCCAGGCCCATGTCCGGCAGCACGACCACCCCGGCCCGGCGGGCTTCCTCGTCCAGCGCGAGCTCGGCGGCGACGACGTCGTTGTTGCCGCCCAGATCGACGAAGTGACAGCCCGCCGCCACGGCGCAGCGCGCCAAACTCAGGTTCAAGCGGTAACTGGAAGCCGAAACGAGGACGTCGACGTCGCTCAGCCATTCAATCACGGTGTACTCGTCTGTCGCGTCGAGGCGTCGCCCGACGACCCGGGCGTCGTCCAGCCGGGCCGCCAGTCCGGTCAGACGATCGCCGTCGTTGTCCGCCAGGCGTAGCTCGAGCAGCCCGTCGTCGTCCAGGCAGTCTCGGGCGATGGTCCGCGCCATCATACCGCAGCCCAACAGGGCGATCCGCATCGTCGGCTCCTTTCGTGGCCGGTCGAGGCCGGGTGGGGTCGCGGCCCAGCCGGCGAACGCTGTCAGGTCGATTATACCAGCCGGCGGCTGTAATCGCCGCCGGCGCTGTTATATACTCACCAGGTGGGACTGAAACGCTCGACAGCCCTTCTGTTGCTGACGCTGTTGGCCGCGTTCTGCGCCTGTCGGCCCGCTGAGGGCGACGCCGCTTTGCGCTGCCTGGCCTACGCCGAAACCTTCAACGAGGTCAACCTGGTTTTGCGGGTCGAGGAGGCGGCCTACCCGATCCTGCTGGAGAAACTGACCCTGGCCCAGAACCAGTTGCGCGAGCGCCTGGAGGAGCTGCCCCGGGAGCTGCTGCTGGCCGCCCGCCGGGTGGTGCCGGACTCGCCGGAGGCCCGGGCGGTCCTCGAGACCGAGGGCCGGCGGGCCGACGAGTTTCGGGCGGCCCTGCTGCTGGAGGCCGAGAAACTCCTCGACGAGCCGCCGCGGCCCCGGCCCGTCGACGGTCGGTACCGGGTGGACCTGCTGACCGTGGCCCTGGTTACCCCGCAGCAGCGCCTGGAGAGGCTGCGCAGCGTCGGGCTGACCGCGGAGCTGGCGGCCCAGTTCGAGGACTACGAGATCGAGCGCCGCACCGCCGGGTTGGCCTGGCACGAGCTGGCCGGACGCTACAGCTCGGCCCTGGCCGCCCGCGTCCCCGAGGCCGCGGCCTACCGCCGCGTCAACCGCGAACTGACCAACCGGCTCGAGGCCGTCCGGGAGTACCGCCGCGGGCTGAACGAGCTGGAGAACCCCTTCGAGGAAGCGGGGGAGAACGACTGATGCCCGCCGAACTGCGACAGCTCTTCGGACCGGCCGGTCCCCTGGCCGGTCTATTGAAGAACTACGAGCCCCGCCCCGCCCAGGCCGCGATGGCCGAAGCCGTCTATCAGGGATTGCGCGACGGCGGCGGCCTCCTCGTCGAGGCCGGCACCGGCACGGGCAAGAGCCTGGCCTATCTGATCCCCGCTCTCGAGCTCGGCGGCACCAAGGCCAAAGTCGTCGTCGCCACCCACACCATCGCCCTGCAGCAGCAGTTGATGTCCGTCGACGTTCCCCTGGCCCGGGACGCCCTGGGCACGGACAAGCCGACGGCCCTGCTCCAGGGGCGGACCAACTACCTCTGTCAGCGCAAACTCCACCGACAGCAACTGCTGGGGCTGATCGCCGGCCGGGGGGCCGCCGAGCGCCAGCGCAAGCTGTTCGAGCTGGCCAAGAACGCCCGACGCGGCGACCGGGCCGAGGTGCCCTTCAGGCTGCCGCTGGCCGAATGGCTGTCCGTGGCCAGCTCGCCGGACACCTGCGCTCGCTCGGCCTGCCACTTCCACGGCGACTGTTTCTACCAGCGGGCCCGGCGCCGGGCCCAGGGCGCGGCCCTGATCGTCACCAACCACGCCCTGCTGCTGACCGACGCGGTGATGCGGGCCAAGGAGACCCAGGTCCTGCCCGATTACGAGCACCTGATCATCGACGAGGCCCACCGGCTGGAGGATTCGGCCACCAGCGCCCTGGGGCGGATGGTCTCCCTGGGCCGGCTGCGGGCCCTGCGGCGCGACCTCTACTCCCAGCGGCGCAAACGCGGTCTGCTGGCCGCCGTGGTGCAGACCAAGGTGCTGGAGGAGGGTGAGCTGCTGCGGCGGCTCAGCGATCTGAACTCCGCCGGGGAGCGGCACTTCGCCGACCTCGACGAGCAGCTCCCCCGCCGCGGCGAGCGCACCGTCATCGAGGATCGCTTTCGCGGTGAGAACACCCTGACCCTGCAGTTGGCGGCGCTGGCCGATTGGCTCAAGGAGAGCGCCGCCGGCGTCGACGAGGAGGACGCCGCCGAGATCAGCGGCGCCGTCGGCCGCCTGCGCGACTTCGCCGCCGATCTCGAGGCCCTCGAGGAGCGCGAGCTGGAGGATTTCGTCTACTGGGCCCAGCGGCCCGAACCCGCCGCCCCGCCGGAGCTCCACGCCGCCCCCGTCGAGGTCGGCCCCCTCCTCGGCGAGCTGCTCTGGCCCCTGGCCGGCGGCGTGACGGCCACCAGCGCCACCCTGACCGTCGACGGCCGCTTCGACTACGTCCGCTCCCGGCTGGGCTTCCCCCCGGGCGCCGAACTGGGCCTGCCCGGCGGCTTCGACTACGCCGCCCAGACCGCCCTCTACCTGCCCCGGCTGCCCGACCCCCGCCACGACGACTACTACCCCGCCGCCGCCGCCGAGATCATCCGCCTGGTCAAGCTCGTCGAGCGGGGCGGCAGCCTGATCCTCTGCACAAGCTACCGCGCCCTGCGACGCTTCAACGAGCTGACCGCCGGGGAACTCGAACCCCTGGGTTATCGGCTCTTCGCCCAGGGCGACACCGACCGCAGCCAACTGCTGCGCAGCTTCAAGCGGGCCCGGCGCGGTGTACTGTTAGCCACGGCCACCTTCTGGGAGGGCGTCGATCTCCCCGGCGACCAGCTCCGCCTGCTGGTCATCGCCAAGCTGCCCTTCGCCGTGCCGACGGACCCCGTCATCCGCGCCCGGGGCGCCCGCCTCGAGGAGCGCGGGATCAACCCCTTCATGGCCTATTCCGTCCCCGTGGCCGCCCTGCGCCTGCGCCAGGGTTTCGGCCGCCTGATCCGGGGCCGCGACGACCGCGGCGTGGTCGCCGTCCTGGACAGCCGGGTGCTGACCAAACGCTACGGCCGCGTCTTCCTCGACTCCCTCCCTCCGGCGCGCCGGGTGCCGCGCTTCGACCCCGTTGTCCTGTCCGATTATCTGAACTGACCCAGGGTCCACCCTACAGGGAAAAAAATGCCGGCCGCGGGCCGGCATGTACAGATTTCGGGAGCCTGTGCTCCATAGCCAATGCGCGAGCGAAGCATATCAACCCACGTAGGCGGGGGCTTTGCCCCCGCCTACGTTACGCCGTCACCGAAGCGTCCCCAACCACAATTCGCGGCGACCCGCGCCGGAACTCGCCCTAGCGGGGCATTCAAAGAAGTCAGCCGGAACCGGCGGGCGCCCGTCAGCCCCGGAAGCCCGCCAGGCCGACGGCGACGTGGCCGATGCGCTCGAGCGGCGCCGCCGCCAGACGGTTGAAGCGCCGCCTGAGGTTGTCCCGCAGGCGGCGGAAGATCTTCAACCGCTCGCCGTGCGCCTCGGGCGCGGCTGCCGGATCGGCGTAGGACCAGAGGATGGTCGTCGTACCCGCCCAGCTGGGGCATTGACGCCAGGTGTCGTTATCGAGGACGATCACCAGGTCGAAGCCCTCGCCGGCCAGTTCGATGGTCGACTTGGGGCGCTGATCGCCCAGGGGTACGCCGATCTCGCTCAGCACGGCGTAGGTCATCGGGTGGATGGCTGGACCGGGTTCGAGTCCGGCGCTGAAAGCGCCGAAGGCGCCCTGGCTCTCGTGACGCAGCAGGGCCTCGGCCAGTTGGCCGCGGGCCACGTTACGGTGCGACAGGAACAGCACCTTGTAATCGTACCGTCGGCGCGGGTGAGGGCTTATGCTGGGCCAGGGACGGGGCATGCAGCCTCGGTGTCTGGGAACGGCGCAAGCGGCTGACTTGGGTACACCGTTAGTATTGTAGCCGAACTGCGCGGTGGCGACAAGGGCCCTTTACCCCGCCGCCTCCGGGGTGGTATCGTAAAGCGACAAACGGTGAGTTGCGACTCAACGAAGGGACGGAGCAGAACATGGACACATTCGTCATCCACGGCGGCAAGAAACTCGCCGGCGAATTGACCGTCTCCGGCTCGAAGAACGCCTCGCTGCCGATGTACGCGGCGGCGATCCTGGCCGTCGAGGGCGAGCTGGTCCTCGGCAACATCCCCCGGCTGCGCGATGTCTTCACCATGCTCGAGGTGCTGCGGGTACTGGGGGTGGAATCACGCTGGCTGGACGATCACCGGGTGGCCCTCGACGGTTCGGGGAAGCTGAAGGAGACGGCGCCCTACGAGCTGGTGCGCAAGATGCGGGCCAGCGTCAACGTCCTGGGACCGCTGGTGGGCCGCCTGGGGCGGGCCCGGGTCTCCCTGCCGGGCGGCTGCGCCATCGGTACCCGGCCGGTGGACCTGCATCTCAAGGGGCTGGAGGCCCTGGGCGCCACGGTGGAGATCGAGCACGGCTACATCGTCGCCGAGGCCGACAGGCTGCGCGGGGCGCGGATCAACCTGCTGGGCGCCAACGGCCCCTCCCGCGGCGCCACGGCCAACGTGCTGATGGCCGCCGTCACCGCCGCGGGCACCACGGTCATCGAGGGCGCCGCCCGGGAGCCGGAGACCGCCGACCTCTGCAACCTGCTCAACGCCATGGGGGCGCGTATCGGGGGCATCGGCAGCCCGACCCTGGTCATCGAAGGTGTCGAGGCTCTCCACGGCGTCGAGTACGCGGTGATGAGCGACGCCGTCGAGGCCGGGACCTACATGGTCGCCGCGGGGATGACCCATTCCCGCTTCAGGATGAACAACTGCCCCCTGGCGATGATGGGGCCGATCACCAGCGTGCTGGAACGGGCCGGGCTGGGTTTCAGTCCGGGCGGACCCGGCGTCGTCGAGGTCGACGGCACCGACGGCCTGTTCCCCGTCGAGGTGCGCACCGGCCCCTGGCCGGAGTTCCCCACGGACATGCAGGCCCAGTTGCTGGCGATGTGCTGCCTGGCGCCGGGGATCAGCGTCTTCA
Above is a window of Candidatus Coatesbacteria bacterium DNA encoding:
- the murA gene encoding UDP-N-acetylglucosamine 1-carboxyvinyltransferase, which produces MDTFVIHGGKKLAGELTVSGSKNASLPMYAAAILAVEGELVLGNIPRLRDVFTMLEVLRVLGVESRWLDDHRVALDGSGKLKETAPYELVRKMRASVNVLGPLVGRLGRARVSLPGGCAIGTRPVDLHLKGLEALGATVEIEHGYIVAEADRLRGARINLLGANGPSRGATANVLMAAVTAAGTTVIEGAAREPETADLCNLLNAMGARIGGIGSPTLVIEGVEALHGVEYAVMSDAVEAGTYMVAAGMTHSRFRMNNCPLAMMGPITSVLERAGLGFSPGGPGVVEVDGTDGLFPVEVRTGPWPEFPTDMQAQLLAMCCLAPGISVFTETIYPDRFMHVPELVRLGAAISRDTATAVVHGTAGLQGAHVMATDLRASAALVLAGLAAEGETHVHRVYHLDRGYEKMEEKLRALGADVERVEEA
- a CDS encoding arsenate reductase ArsC, giving the protein MPRPWPSISPHPRRRYDYKVLFLSHRNVARGQLAEALLRHESQGAFGAFSAGLEPGPAIHPMTYAVLSEIGVPLGDQRPKSTIELAGEGFDLVIVLDNDTWRQCPSWAGTTTILWSYADPAAAPEAHGERLKIFRRLRDNLRRRFNRLAAAPLERIGHVAVGLAGFRG
- a CDS encoding DEAD/DEAH box helicase, whose product is MPAELRQLFGPAGPLAGLLKNYEPRPAQAAMAEAVYQGLRDGGGLLVEAGTGTGKSLAYLIPALELGGTKAKVVVATHTIALQQQLMSVDVPLARDALGTDKPTALLQGRTNYLCQRKLHRQQLLGLIAGRGAAERQRKLFELAKNARRGDRAEVPFRLPLAEWLSVASSPDTCARSACHFHGDCFYQRARRRAQGAALIVTNHALLLTDAVMRAKETQVLPDYEHLIIDEAHRLEDSATSALGRMVSLGRLRALRRDLYSQRRKRGLLAAVVQTKVLEEGELLRRLSDLNSAGERHFADLDEQLPRRGERTVIEDRFRGENTLTLQLAALADWLKESAAGVDEEDAAEISGAVGRLRDFAADLEALEERELEDFVYWAQRPEPAAPPELHAAPVEVGPLLGELLWPLAGGVTATSATLTVDGRFDYVRSRLGFPPGAELGLPGGFDYAAQTALYLPRLPDPRHDDYYPAAAAEIIRLVKLVERGGSLILCTSYRALRRFNELTAGELEPLGYRLFAQGDTDRSQLLRSFKRARRGVLLATATFWEGVDLPGDQLRLLVIAKLPFAVPTDPVIRARGARLEERGINPFMAYSVPVAALRLRQGFGRLIRGRDDRGVVAVLDSRVLTKRYGRVFLDSLPPARRVPRFDPVVLSDYLN